In Paraglaciecola sp. T6c, the sequence ACCCAGTGATGCTTCTCTGATTTTTGTTGAATACTCTGTTGTGTTGCCTCAGGCATAAAGAGTGTATTGTTATTTTCAAAGAAGAAAGCAGGGCGCTTGGTTTTGCTGCCCACTTCGTTCATGGTCGCTGCATCATATATACGGCCGTTGATTACGGTATAAGTTACATATTCGCTGCGGCGAATATCCGTTAATACGTCGCCGTCGATAATCATCATATCCGCTAACTTGCCTGCTTCAATACTTCCTAGTTGCTTGCCCATGCCTAGGTGCGTGGCGCCATCAATAGTGCCTCCTCGCAGTGCTTCCCATGGTGTGAAACCACCTTGCGTCATTAGCCAAAGCTCCCAGTGCGCAGCTAAGCCTTCACGTTGCCCGTGAGCGCCGATATGTACGCTTACGCCTTTATCACGTAATGTTTTAGCGTATTGTGCAACAAATACGTGGTTGTATTGATTATCTGGGGCGGTAGGGCGACGAATAGCGCGCCTATCTAACAGAAAGCTAGGTGTGTAGCGCAGAAGTCTTTCGTTTTTCCATACCTCTGTGCGGTCATACCAATACTCTTCACCCATTAGGCCGCCATAGGACACTACAAACGTTGGGGTGTAACCAAACTCAGTTTCCACCCACAATGCCGTCAAGTCTTGATAGCCTCTCGCTATTGGAAGAGAATGCTCGAGTCCTGTATGACCATCTACTAACATAGAGATATTTTGCTGATATTTACCGCCACCTTCTGGCACCACCATCAGGTTTAATTCACGGGCCGCGGCTAATATTTGCTGGCGTTGGTCGCGGCGAGGTTGGTTATAACTTTTAACTGAAATCGCTCCGGCATCCTTAAGGCGACGCAAGTGAGTCAGTGCATCCTCATAGCTATTAATAATCGCCTTATAGCCTAGGGCTTCCGCACCATAAATAATGGTACCGGTAGAGTAGGTGCGAGGGGCAACGCGTTTGCCAGCTTTTTGCAATTCGCTGGCAGCAAAAATTTCCGAGGTGTCATTTGATGGGTCATGGATAGTCGTCACACCAAAGGCGAGAGCTGAGTACATGTTCCAGTTTTGCTCTGGGATAATCTCGTTACTGCCTTGTGAGCCATGAGCGTGAGCATCAATCAAGCCTGGTAGAATTGTTTTGCCAGTGGTGTCAATTTTAAGAGCATTGTTGGGAATAGTAATGTCTGCACGTTTGCCCACTTCAACAATCTTATTGTCCTTGATAACAACCACAGCATCTTCAATGATTTCTTGTTGGTTATTGGCGTCACGCATAGTGACAACTGTACCGCCCACAAGTGCTTTATAACCTGAGGGCTTATCGGTTTTCTGCTCAAATGAGAGTGACATGCCCTCAGTAACAGGGTCAGGTAAATCTTCGGCTGCGCCGGGTACGAATGCAAATGCTTCTTTTAACTCGCGCTCATAGTAAGTCGCTGCGTGATACCAACTAATCGCTTGGCTGTCGCTGCGCCAAGTCAGATATTCTCCTGCGCGATCCGAGAGTTGCTTAATAGGAATGGTGGTACTTTTAGGGCCAATATCTTGTTTTTGGCCTATCTCGGTGAAAGGTGCAACGTACGCTTTATATTGATATACGAAGGCAATCCATTTTTTATCTGGGGATAAGCGATACTCAGCGATTTTGTCACCACCGTATAAATGTTCACGTTTATCTTCGCCATTGAGGTCAACACTGACTAACTGTTGTTCAGGGTAATCACTGCCAGATACAGACTCGGTAAAATACACCCGGCTGTTGTCACCAGCGAAATGTGGCGCGCTACCGTTTTTGGCGACACGCCTGTGTTTTTCACCCTTTACCGTAGCGGTATAGATACCAGGTTCCACAGAGTATTCTGGGGCCAATAAATAGCCGCCAGTTTTCTTATTGTAGGTAATCAGTTTGTCGTCCGTAGAGAAGCTTGGCTCGATAAAGTGCCCAGGCTCTTTGCTGATTACTTTTTCTGAACGACCGGAAGCGGATACAGTGCGCACGCTGCCTAAGTCTTTATCGTTCCATGTGGTGAAAACAATTTTTTTACCATCGTGAGAGTAGCGAGGATAGTACTCGTCATGATCGTTCTGCCGAGTAAGGCGTTTCACTTTACCGCTTTTGATCTCTTTAATATAAAGCTTACCAAGCGCCTGAAAAACGATGTTTTGCCCATTAGGGGATTTCTGCGCCCAGCGCGCCATTTTTACCGCAAATTTTTCGGGTGCCACATCAACGTCAAAACGCACTGCATCTGCGTATTTTACGGTTGCTTTTACTGATACAGGAATGTCTTTAACTGCTTGCGTTTTCACATCAATTGAGTGGAATTTACCACCGGTCCAAAACACGATACGTTTTGAATTGGGCATCCAATCAAAGTAAGGAAAATACCCTTCTGAGCCGAACCCTTCTTGCATGTCACGTTCAAGTTTTAAGTAGAGAAGGGATTCAACACCTGTGGCAATATCTTTAACAAACAGTCCGGTTTTCTCTTTAACTCTGCGTATGAAAGCAATCTGCTTACCGTCTGGAGAGGGGGTAGGAACAACAGCTCCCCCAGTGCCGCTGATGTACCGTTCTTCTTCGCCTGTGTTCATATCGTAACGAGTAATGGCGAAGATAGATTTTAGCGGGTCACGGTTATAATCAAAGGTGCTACCGGGTGATACATCTTGGGTGTAATACAGGTATTTCCCATCGGGGGAGAAAGCCGGGTCCGCTATGTTCTTTTGATCTGGGTTGCCATGCACACGTTTCTTAAGCACCATGCCATCACCGCCAGAGTGATGATATAGCCAGATTTCGCCTGCCGGAATACTGCGGCTAGACATTATCCCTTTATTCGCCACTATATATTGGCCGTCAGGGCTCCATTTAGGAGAATGAATTAAGTTATTCTTCTCCTTGGTTACTTGCACTAAATTGCTGCCGTCACTGTTCATCACCCAAACGTTCGACATGCCACCGCGATCGGATATAAACGCTATTTTTTTGCCATCAGGGCTGAACGTAGGTTGGATATTCCATGCGAAATCTTGCGTTAACGAGGTGGCCTCGCCGCCGCCGATAGAGCTGACATATAGATCGCCTAGCATATCAAAAACAAATTTCTCACCATTTGGCGAAACATCAAGACTAGACCAAGTCGTTTCATCAGTATTGATGGTGACTTCGTTTAAGTTAAAGGGGGGATTTAATACGTCCCATTCTGCTTCGCTGCTTTCTTCTGTGA encodes:
- a CDS encoding amidohydrolase family protein; the protein is MYKNLINVALFSTMLSLSADAFSRVELQKAKQNALTEESSEAEWDVLNPPFNLNEVTINTDETTWSSLDVSPNGEKFVFDMLGDLYVSSIGGGEATSLTQDFAWNIQPTFSPDGKKIAFISDRGGMSNVWVMNSDGSNLVQVTKEKNNLIHSPKWSPDGQYIVANKGIMSSRSIPAGEIWLYHHSGGDGMVLKKRVHGNPDQKNIADPAFSPDGKYLYYTQDVSPGSTFDYNRDPLKSIFAITRYDMNTGEEERYISGTGGAVVPTPSPDGKQIAFIRRVKEKTGLFVKDIATGVESLLYLKLERDMQEGFGSEGYFPYFDWMPNSKRIVFWTGGKFHSIDVKTQAVKDIPVSVKATVKYADAVRFDVDVAPEKFAVKMARWAQKSPNGQNIVFQALGKLYIKEIKSGKVKRLTRQNDHDEYYPRYSHDGKKIVFTTWNDKDLGSVRTVSASGRSEKVISKEPGHFIEPSFSTDDKLITYNKKTGGYLLAPEYSVEPGIYTATVKGEKHRRVAKNGSAPHFAGDNSRVYFTESVSGSDYPEQQLVSVDLNGEDKREHLYGGDKIAEYRLSPDKKWIAFVYQYKAYVAPFTEIGQKQDIGPKSTTIPIKQLSDRAGEYLTWRSDSQAISWYHAATYYERELKEAFAFVPGAAEDLPDPVTEGMSLSFEQKTDKPSGYKALVGGTVVTMRDANNQQEIIEDAVVVIKDNKIVEVGKRADITIPNNALKIDTTGKTILPGLIDAHAHGSQGSNEIIPEQNWNMYSALAFGVTTIHDPSNDTSEIFAASELQKAGKRVAPRTYSTGTIIYGAEALGYKAIINSYEDALTHLRRLKDAGAISVKSYNQPRRDQRQQILAAARELNLMVVPEGGGKYQQNISMLVDGHTGLEHSLPIARGYQDLTALWVETEFGYTPTFVVSYGGLMGEEYWYDRTEVWKNERLLRYTPSFLLDRRAIRRPTAPDNQYNHVFVAQYAKTLRDKGVSVHIGAHGQREGLAAHWELWLMTQGGFTPWEALRGGTIDGATHLGMGKQLGSIEAGKLADMMIIDGDVLTDIRRSEYVTYTVINGRIYDAATMNEVGSKTKRPAFFFENNNTLFMPEATQQSIQQKSEKHHWVH